The following are encoded together in the Montipora capricornis isolate CH-2021 chromosome 5, ASM3666992v2, whole genome shotgun sequence genome:
- the LOC138049256 gene encoding ubiquitin-like modifier-activating enzyme 5 isoform X2: MAEQIEELKTKIKELEMALDAEKKRKGPVREKIEAMTSEVVDSNPYSRLMALKRMGIVDNYENIRNYTVVIVGVGGVGSVTAEMLTRCGIGKLLLFDYDKVELANMNRLFFRPDQSGMSKVEAAVNTLRDINPDVEFEAYNYDITLLENFKHFLCRISRGGKGEKHVDLVLSCVDNFEARMAINTACNELNQPWIESGVSENAVSGHIQFIAPGKTACFACAPPLVVASNIDERTLKKEGVCAASLPTTMGIVAGFLVQNTLKYLLNFGTVSYYLGYNAMQDFFPTMTLKPNPACEEMICQQRQREYQESEDEKQENEEKAGSTEGDEIKHEDNEWGITLIGETVKGEDEDDDLSQELVAGVQRAYSKKKPTRKISQEISSEGQISADDELSVEDLMKKLKSI; this comes from the exons ATGGCGGAACAAATTGAAGAACTTAAGACCAAGATAAAAGAGTTGGAGATGGCGTTAGATGCCGAGAAGAAGCGGAAAGGACCCGTCCGCGAAAAAATCGAGGCGATGACTTCTGAAGTTGTAGACAGTAATCCTTATAG TCGTTTGATGGCTTTGAAGAGAATGGGCATAGTTGATAATTATGAG AATATTCGTAATTACACTGTGGTGATTGTGGGTGTCGGTGGAGTTGGAAGTGTCACAGCAGAGATGCTGACAAGATGTGGGATAGGCAAG cttcttttgtttgattatgATAAAGTGGAACTAGCAAACATGAACAG GTTATTTTTTCGTCCTGATCAATCTGGAATGAGCAAAGTAGAAGCTGCAGTTAACACGTTAAG AGACATCAACCCTGACGTTGAATTCGAAGCTTACAACTATGACATAACGTTACTTGAGAACTTTAAGCACTTTTTATGTAGAATAAG CCGTGGTGGCAAAGGTGAAAAACATGTAGACCTTGTTCTAAGCTGCGTGGATAACTTTGAAGCAAGAATGGCAATAAATACG GCATGTAATGAATTAAACCAGCCCTGGATAGAATCCGGTGTGAGTGAAAATGCAGTGTCTGGTCACATCCAGTTTATTGCTCCGGGTAAAACAGCTTGTTTTGCG TGTGCTCCTCCTCTTGTTGTGGCTTCCAATATCGATGAAAGAACACTGAAGAAAGAGGGGGTCTGTGCCGCATCGCTTCCAACAACCATGGGCATCGTAGCAGGATTTCTTGTTCAAAACACTCTCAA ATATCTCCTAAACTTTGGTACTGTCTCTTATTATCTTGGATACAATGCAATGCAAGACTTCTTTCCTACTATGACGCTTAAACCCAATCCTGCTTGTGAAGAAATGATTTGCCAACAGAGACAGCGAGAATATCAG gAGTCAGAAGacgaaaaacaagaaaacgagGAAAAAGCTGGAAGCACAGAAGGAGACGAAATAAAGCACGAAGATAACGAGTGGG GCATAACACTGATTGGTGAGACCGTGAAAGGTGAAGATGAAGACGATGATCTATCACAGGAGCTTGTGGCTGGAGTGCAGCGAGCCTATTCTAAGAAGAAGCCAACGCGAAAG ATTTCACAAGAAATCAGCAGCGAGGGGCAAATTTCCGCAGACGATGAGCTGAGTGTCGAGGACCTCATGAAAAAACTCAAGAGTATATAG
- the LOC138049256 gene encoding ubiquitin-like modifier-activating enzyme 5 isoform X4 — translation MALKRMGIVDNYENIRNYTVVIVGVGGVGSVTAEMLTRCGIGKLLLFDYDKVELANMNRLFFRPDQSGMSKVEAAVNTLRDINPDVEFEAYNYDITLLENFKHFLCRISRGGKGEKHVDLVLSCVDNFEARMAINTACNELNQPWIESGVSENAVSGHIQFIAPGKTACFACAPPLVVASNIDERTLKKEGVCAASLPTTMGIVAGFLVQNTLKYLLNFGTVSYYLGYNAMQDFFPTMTLKPNPACEEMICQQRQREYQESEDEKQENEEKAGSTEGDEIKHEDNEWGITLIGETVKGEDEDDDLSQELVAGVQRAYSKKKPTRKISQEISSEGQISADDELSVEDLMKKLKSI, via the exons ATGGCTTTGAAGAGAATGGGCATAGTTGATAATTATGAG AATATTCGTAATTACACTGTGGTGATTGTGGGTGTCGGTGGAGTTGGAAGTGTCACAGCAGAGATGCTGACAAGATGTGGGATAGGCAAG cttcttttgtttgattatgATAAAGTGGAACTAGCAAACATGAACAG GTTATTTTTTCGTCCTGATCAATCTGGAATGAGCAAAGTAGAAGCTGCAGTTAACACGTTAAG AGACATCAACCCTGACGTTGAATTCGAAGCTTACAACTATGACATAACGTTACTTGAGAACTTTAAGCACTTTTTATGTAGAATAAG CCGTGGTGGCAAAGGTGAAAAACATGTAGACCTTGTTCTAAGCTGCGTGGATAACTTTGAAGCAAGAATGGCAATAAATACG GCATGTAATGAATTAAACCAGCCCTGGATAGAATCCGGTGTGAGTGAAAATGCAGTGTCTGGTCACATCCAGTTTATTGCTCCGGGTAAAACAGCTTGTTTTGCG TGTGCTCCTCCTCTTGTTGTGGCTTCCAATATCGATGAAAGAACACTGAAGAAAGAGGGGGTCTGTGCCGCATCGCTTCCAACAACCATGGGCATCGTAGCAGGATTTCTTGTTCAAAACACTCTCAA ATATCTCCTAAACTTTGGTACTGTCTCTTATTATCTTGGATACAATGCAATGCAAGACTTCTTTCCTACTATGACGCTTAAACCCAATCCTGCTTGTGAAGAAATGATTTGCCAACAGAGACAGCGAGAATATCAG gAGTCAGAAGacgaaaaacaagaaaacgagGAAAAAGCTGGAAGCACAGAAGGAGACGAAATAAAGCACGAAGATAACGAGTGGG GCATAACACTGATTGGTGAGACCGTGAAAGGTGAAGATGAAGACGATGATCTATCACAGGAGCTTGTGGCTGGAGTGCAGCGAGCCTATTCTAAGAAGAAGCCAACGCGAAAG ATTTCACAAGAAATCAGCAGCGAGGGGCAAATTTCCGCAGACGATGAGCTGAGTGTCGAGGACCTCATGAAAAAACTCAAGAGTATATAG
- the LOC138049256 gene encoding ubiquitin-like modifier-activating enzyme 5 isoform X3, which produces MALKRMGIVDNYENIRNYTVVIVGVGGVGSVTAEMLTRCGIGKLLLFDYDKVELANMNRLFFRPDQSGMSKVEAAVNTLRDINPDVEFEAYNYDITLLENFKHFLCRISRGGKGEKHVDLVLSCVDNFEARMAINTACNELNQPWIESGVSENAVSGHIQFIAPGKTACFACAPPLVVASNIDERTLKKEGVCAASLPTTMGIVAGFLVQNTLKYLLNFGTVSYYLGYNAMQDFFPTMTLKPNPACEEMICQQRQREYQESEDEKQENEEKAGSTEGDEIKHEDNEWGITLIGETVKGEDEDDDLSQELVAGVQRAYSKKKPTRKQISQEISSEGQISADDELSVEDLMKKLKSI; this is translated from the exons ATGGCTTTGAAGAGAATGGGCATAGTTGATAATTATGAG AATATTCGTAATTACACTGTGGTGATTGTGGGTGTCGGTGGAGTTGGAAGTGTCACAGCAGAGATGCTGACAAGATGTGGGATAGGCAAG cttcttttgtttgattatgATAAAGTGGAACTAGCAAACATGAACAG GTTATTTTTTCGTCCTGATCAATCTGGAATGAGCAAAGTAGAAGCTGCAGTTAACACGTTAAG AGACATCAACCCTGACGTTGAATTCGAAGCTTACAACTATGACATAACGTTACTTGAGAACTTTAAGCACTTTTTATGTAGAATAAG CCGTGGTGGCAAAGGTGAAAAACATGTAGACCTTGTTCTAAGCTGCGTGGATAACTTTGAAGCAAGAATGGCAATAAATACG GCATGTAATGAATTAAACCAGCCCTGGATAGAATCCGGTGTGAGTGAAAATGCAGTGTCTGGTCACATCCAGTTTATTGCTCCGGGTAAAACAGCTTGTTTTGCG TGTGCTCCTCCTCTTGTTGTGGCTTCCAATATCGATGAAAGAACACTGAAGAAAGAGGGGGTCTGTGCCGCATCGCTTCCAACAACCATGGGCATCGTAGCAGGATTTCTTGTTCAAAACACTCTCAA ATATCTCCTAAACTTTGGTACTGTCTCTTATTATCTTGGATACAATGCAATGCAAGACTTCTTTCCTACTATGACGCTTAAACCCAATCCTGCTTGTGAAGAAATGATTTGCCAACAGAGACAGCGAGAATATCAG gAGTCAGAAGacgaaaaacaagaaaacgagGAAAAAGCTGGAAGCACAGAAGGAGACGAAATAAAGCACGAAGATAACGAGTGGG GCATAACACTGATTGGTGAGACCGTGAAAGGTGAAGATGAAGACGATGATCTATCACAGGAGCTTGTGGCTGGAGTGCAGCGAGCCTATTCTAAGAAGAAGCCAACGCGAAAG CAGATTTCACAAGAAATCAGCAGCGAGGGGCAAATTTCCGCAGACGATGAGCTGAGTGTCGAGGACCTCATGAAAAAACTCAAGAGTATATAG
- the LOC138049256 gene encoding ubiquitin-like modifier-activating enzyme 5 isoform X1 — MAEQIEELKTKIKELEMALDAEKKRKGPVREKIEAMTSEVVDSNPYSRLMALKRMGIVDNYENIRNYTVVIVGVGGVGSVTAEMLTRCGIGKLLLFDYDKVELANMNRLFFRPDQSGMSKVEAAVNTLRDINPDVEFEAYNYDITLLENFKHFLCRISRGGKGEKHVDLVLSCVDNFEARMAINTACNELNQPWIESGVSENAVSGHIQFIAPGKTACFACAPPLVVASNIDERTLKKEGVCAASLPTTMGIVAGFLVQNTLKYLLNFGTVSYYLGYNAMQDFFPTMTLKPNPACEEMICQQRQREYQESEDEKQENEEKAGSTEGDEIKHEDNEWGITLIGETVKGEDEDDDLSQELVAGVQRAYSKKKPTRKQISQEISSEGQISADDELSVEDLMKKLKSI, encoded by the exons ATGGCGGAACAAATTGAAGAACTTAAGACCAAGATAAAAGAGTTGGAGATGGCGTTAGATGCCGAGAAGAAGCGGAAAGGACCCGTCCGCGAAAAAATCGAGGCGATGACTTCTGAAGTTGTAGACAGTAATCCTTATAG TCGTTTGATGGCTTTGAAGAGAATGGGCATAGTTGATAATTATGAG AATATTCGTAATTACACTGTGGTGATTGTGGGTGTCGGTGGAGTTGGAAGTGTCACAGCAGAGATGCTGACAAGATGTGGGATAGGCAAG cttcttttgtttgattatgATAAAGTGGAACTAGCAAACATGAACAG GTTATTTTTTCGTCCTGATCAATCTGGAATGAGCAAAGTAGAAGCTGCAGTTAACACGTTAAG AGACATCAACCCTGACGTTGAATTCGAAGCTTACAACTATGACATAACGTTACTTGAGAACTTTAAGCACTTTTTATGTAGAATAAG CCGTGGTGGCAAAGGTGAAAAACATGTAGACCTTGTTCTAAGCTGCGTGGATAACTTTGAAGCAAGAATGGCAATAAATACG GCATGTAATGAATTAAACCAGCCCTGGATAGAATCCGGTGTGAGTGAAAATGCAGTGTCTGGTCACATCCAGTTTATTGCTCCGGGTAAAACAGCTTGTTTTGCG TGTGCTCCTCCTCTTGTTGTGGCTTCCAATATCGATGAAAGAACACTGAAGAAAGAGGGGGTCTGTGCCGCATCGCTTCCAACAACCATGGGCATCGTAGCAGGATTTCTTGTTCAAAACACTCTCAA ATATCTCCTAAACTTTGGTACTGTCTCTTATTATCTTGGATACAATGCAATGCAAGACTTCTTTCCTACTATGACGCTTAAACCCAATCCTGCTTGTGAAGAAATGATTTGCCAACAGAGACAGCGAGAATATCAG gAGTCAGAAGacgaaaaacaagaaaacgagGAAAAAGCTGGAAGCACAGAAGGAGACGAAATAAAGCACGAAGATAACGAGTGGG GCATAACACTGATTGGTGAGACCGTGAAAGGTGAAGATGAAGACGATGATCTATCACAGGAGCTTGTGGCTGGAGTGCAGCGAGCCTATTCTAAGAAGAAGCCAACGCGAAAG CAGATTTCACAAGAAATCAGCAGCGAGGGGCAAATTTCCGCAGACGATGAGCTGAGTGTCGAGGACCTCATGAAAAAACTCAAGAGTATATAG
- the LOC138049255 gene encoding cell division control protein 6 homolog isoform X1, whose product MPRITRSSQRQIEFRVRKTTQDQRRVKGDTTNKEATRIPFDQTCTTSPRKRRGPPKAVEAKCSTVSPKRRRNNRGKQEDAKFTDPENLDPKQKLSFDCQDAGTPSSQQKRQTQGKSKKLIATEAQCSEPKQILSLARQDGHQYSKVRRALHSSHPKNLLCRENEIAEIRSFLESHLPKGKPGSLYISGAPGTGKTACLTKIMFEMKEEIRKCQVIFVNCMALKQPQDIFKKIALELVGEENCPAKATLKLLEEEFSSSKLTRILILDELDQLESKNQEILYTMFELPSLPKSKLILIGIANALDLTDRILPRLQARPKCKPELLHFAPYTKDQIVKILQDRLSRVEEGISILDTSAVQFCARKVSAMAGDMRKALDICRRAVEVVESGERKQQILQPIHTAASPQKRPETPPKPKKVGISQIASVVAEVYGSRLVAGPGVEQPTIPLQQKLLICTFLLMTKDCKTKEVVLGKFHDAYCKICSRRKVSPLGQEDFLGLCNILETRGLLGIKRAKDTRMMKVTLKIDEKEVDYALQDKTLLSSILQEGMPTALKN is encoded by the exons ATGCCTAGAATAACTCGAAGCAGCCAAAGACAAATCGAGTTTCGTGTTCGCAAAACCACTCAAGACCAACGAAGAGTAAAGGGAGACACGACTAATAAAGAGGCAACGAGGATTCCTTTTGATCAAACGTGCACAACTTCACCTCGAAAGCGACGCGGTCCACCGAAAG CAGTGGAGGCAAAATGCTCAACTGTATCCCCAAAGAGGAGAAGAAACAACAGAGGAAAACAGGAAGATGCAAAATTCACTGATCCTGAAAACTTGGATCCAAAACAAAAACTATCATTTGATTGTCAAGACG CTGGAACTCCATCATCGCAACAAAAGAGACAAACCCAAGGAAAAtctaaaaaattaattgccacTGAAGCACAGTGTTCAGAACCAAAACAGATTCTATCACTTGCTAGACAAGATG GACATCAATACTCAAAGGTTAGAAGAGCTCTCCACTCTTCTCACCCTAAAAATTTGCTTTGTCGAGAGAATGAGATTGCAGAAATCAGATCATTTCTTGAAAGTCATCTTCCCAAAGGAAAACCAGGTAGCTTGTACATATCTGGAGCGCCTGGAACAGGAAAAACAGCTTGCTTGACAAAGATCATGTTTGAAATGAAG GAAGAGATAAGGAAATGCCAAGTTATCTTTGTAAACTGCATGGCGTTGAAACAGCCTCAGgatattttcaagaaaattgcACTTGAGTTGGTCGGTGAAGAAAACTGTCCAGCAAAGGCCACACTTAAGTTATTAGAAGAAGAATTCTCCTCGTCAAAACTCACAAG AATTTTAATCTTGGATGAATTAGATCAACTTGAGTCAAAGAATCAGGAAATTCTCTACACCATGTTTGAGTTGCCATCTCTTCCAAAATCTAAGCTCATTTTGATTG GAATAGCAAATGCCCTGGACCTTACTGACAGGATTCTTCCCAGATTACAAGCAAGGCCTAAAT GTAAACCAGAACTGCTTCACTTTGCCCCATACACAAAAGACCAGATTGTGAAAATTCTACAAGACAGGCTATCAAGG GTTGAGGAAGGAATTAGTATTCTTGACACATCAGCTGTTCAGTTTTGTGCAAGGAAGGTATCAGCGATGGCTGGTGATATGAGAAAGGCTCTGGATATCTGCAg GAGAGCTGTAGAAGTTGTAGAGTCAGGAGAAAGGAAACAACAGATTTTACAGCCAATTCATACAG CTGCCTCACCGCAAAAGCGACCGGAAACACCACCAAAGCCTAAAAAGGTTGGGATTTCCCAAATTGCCAGTGTTGTAGCTGAAGTATATGGGTCGCGTCTTGTGGCTGGACCAGGAGTGGAACAACCGACAATTCCTTTGCAACAAAAACTTCTCATCTGTACATTTCTATTGATGACAAAAGATTGCAAAACTAAAGAAGTTGTTTTGGGGAAG TTCCATGATGCATACTGCAAAATTTGCAGCAGAAGGAAAGTCTCACCGCTTGGTCAAGAGGATTTTCTTGGTCTTTGCAACATCTTGGAAACAAGAGGACTTCTGGGCATCAAGAGAGCTAAAGACACAAGAATGATGAAGGTGACACTGAAAATAGATGAAAAAGAGGTTGATTATGCCCTTCAAGACAAAACCTTATTATCCAGTATACTTCAAGAAGGAATGCCTACAGCTTTAAAAAACTAA
- the LOC138049255 gene encoding cell division control protein 6 homolog isoform X2, whose amino-acid sequence MPRITRSSQRQIEFRVRKTTQDQRRVKGDTTNKEATRIPFDQTCTTSPRKRRGPPKVEAKCSTVSPKRRRNNRGKQEDAKFTDPENLDPKQKLSFDCQDAGTPSSQQKRQTQGKSKKLIATEAQCSEPKQILSLARQDGHQYSKVRRALHSSHPKNLLCRENEIAEIRSFLESHLPKGKPGSLYISGAPGTGKTACLTKIMFEMKEEIRKCQVIFVNCMALKQPQDIFKKIALELVGEENCPAKATLKLLEEEFSSSKLTRILILDELDQLESKNQEILYTMFELPSLPKSKLILIGIANALDLTDRILPRLQARPKCKPELLHFAPYTKDQIVKILQDRLSRVEEGISILDTSAVQFCARKVSAMAGDMRKALDICRRAVEVVESGERKQQILQPIHTAASPQKRPETPPKPKKVGISQIASVVAEVYGSRLVAGPGVEQPTIPLQQKLLICTFLLMTKDCKTKEVVLGKFHDAYCKICSRRKVSPLGQEDFLGLCNILETRGLLGIKRAKDTRMMKVTLKIDEKEVDYALQDKTLLSSILQEGMPTALKN is encoded by the exons ATGCCTAGAATAACTCGAAGCAGCCAAAGACAAATCGAGTTTCGTGTTCGCAAAACCACTCAAGACCAACGAAGAGTAAAGGGAGACACGACTAATAAAGAGGCAACGAGGATTCCTTTTGATCAAACGTGCACAACTTCACCTCGAAAGCGACGCGGTCCACCGAAAG TGGAGGCAAAATGCTCAACTGTATCCCCAAAGAGGAGAAGAAACAACAGAGGAAAACAGGAAGATGCAAAATTCACTGATCCTGAAAACTTGGATCCAAAACAAAAACTATCATTTGATTGTCAAGACG CTGGAACTCCATCATCGCAACAAAAGAGACAAACCCAAGGAAAAtctaaaaaattaattgccacTGAAGCACAGTGTTCAGAACCAAAACAGATTCTATCACTTGCTAGACAAGATG GACATCAATACTCAAAGGTTAGAAGAGCTCTCCACTCTTCTCACCCTAAAAATTTGCTTTGTCGAGAGAATGAGATTGCAGAAATCAGATCATTTCTTGAAAGTCATCTTCCCAAAGGAAAACCAGGTAGCTTGTACATATCTGGAGCGCCTGGAACAGGAAAAACAGCTTGCTTGACAAAGATCATGTTTGAAATGAAG GAAGAGATAAGGAAATGCCAAGTTATCTTTGTAAACTGCATGGCGTTGAAACAGCCTCAGgatattttcaagaaaattgcACTTGAGTTGGTCGGTGAAGAAAACTGTCCAGCAAAGGCCACACTTAAGTTATTAGAAGAAGAATTCTCCTCGTCAAAACTCACAAG AATTTTAATCTTGGATGAATTAGATCAACTTGAGTCAAAGAATCAGGAAATTCTCTACACCATGTTTGAGTTGCCATCTCTTCCAAAATCTAAGCTCATTTTGATTG GAATAGCAAATGCCCTGGACCTTACTGACAGGATTCTTCCCAGATTACAAGCAAGGCCTAAAT GTAAACCAGAACTGCTTCACTTTGCCCCATACACAAAAGACCAGATTGTGAAAATTCTACAAGACAGGCTATCAAGG GTTGAGGAAGGAATTAGTATTCTTGACACATCAGCTGTTCAGTTTTGTGCAAGGAAGGTATCAGCGATGGCTGGTGATATGAGAAAGGCTCTGGATATCTGCAg GAGAGCTGTAGAAGTTGTAGAGTCAGGAGAAAGGAAACAACAGATTTTACAGCCAATTCATACAG CTGCCTCACCGCAAAAGCGACCGGAAACACCACCAAAGCCTAAAAAGGTTGGGATTTCCCAAATTGCCAGTGTTGTAGCTGAAGTATATGGGTCGCGTCTTGTGGCTGGACCAGGAGTGGAACAACCGACAATTCCTTTGCAACAAAAACTTCTCATCTGTACATTTCTATTGATGACAAAAGATTGCAAAACTAAAGAAGTTGTTTTGGGGAAG TTCCATGATGCATACTGCAAAATTTGCAGCAGAAGGAAAGTCTCACCGCTTGGTCAAGAGGATTTTCTTGGTCTTTGCAACATCTTGGAAACAAGAGGACTTCTGGGCATCAAGAGAGCTAAAGACACAAGAATGATGAAGGTGACACTGAAAATAGATGAAAAAGAGGTTGATTATGCCCTTCAAGACAAAACCTTATTATCCAGTATACTTCAAGAAGGAATGCCTACAGCTTTAAAAAACTAA